The Betaproteobacteria bacterium genome contains the following window.
CTCGAACGCTGGCCGCTCGGCATGTTCCGGAAGGTGCTGCCGCGCCATCTCGAGATCATCTACGAGATCAACGCGCGCTTTCTCGACGAGGCACGCATCCGCTTCCTGGGGGATGCAGCGTGCATCGGGCGGCTCTCGCTCATCGAAGAAAGCGGCGAGCGCTACGTGCGCATGGCGCATCTCGCCTGTGTCGGCAGCCATACCATCAACGGTGTTGCCGAACTGCACTCCGAGTTGCTGAAGGAAGACGTGCTGCACGACTTTCACGAGCTGTGGCCGAACAAGTTCGACAACAAGACCAATGGTGTCACGCCGCGACGCTGGATGGCGCTCGCCAATCCGCAACTCGCGGGACTCATCACCGAAGCGATCGGGGACGGCTGGGTGAAGGACCTCGAACAACTCGGCCGGCTCGAGCCGTTTGCAACCGACGCGGTGTTCCGCGAGCACTGGCGGGGCGTCAAGCGCGCCAACAAGCTGCAGCTTGCAAACCTCATCGGCCCGCGTGTGGGTGTTGCGATCGATCCTGATTCGATGTTCGACGTTCAGGTGAAGCGCATCCACGAGTACAAGCGCCAGCATCTGAACATCCTCCATGTGATCGCGTTCTACCTGCGGCTGAAGGCCAATCCGAACCTCGACGTGCCGCCGCGCACCTTCATATTCGGCGGCAAGGCGGCACCCGGCTATCACATGGCCAAGCTCATCATCAAGCTCATCACGTCGGTGGGCGATGTCATCAACCGCGACCCTGTCATTGGCGACCGTGTTCGCGTCGTGTTCGTGCCCAATTTCAACGTGAGCACGGGTCAGCGCATCTATCCGGCGGCGGACCTCTCGGAGCAGATCTCGACTGCCGGCAAGGAAGCCTCGGGAACCGGCAACATGAAGTTTTCCATGAACGGCGCGCTGACGATCGGCACCCTCGACGGTGCGAACATCGAGATCCGCGAGGAGGTGGGATCGGAGAATTTCTTCCTGTTCGGTCTCACGGCGCAGGAAGTGGTCGCGCTCAAGTCGCAAGGGTACCGACCGCGTGACTACTACGAGGCAGATCCCGAGTTGCGCGAGGTGATCGACCTCGTCCGTGACGGGTTCTTCGCACGCGGCGATCGCGAGTTGTTCCGACCGCTGGTGGACGGGCTTCTCCATGCGGACCCTTATTTCGTGCTGGCGGACTTTGGGGCGTATTCGGATTGCCAGCAGGATGTGAGCACGGCGTATCAGGACCGCGACGACTGGGCGCGCCAGGCAATTCTCAACTGCGCGCGCTCCGGCAAGTTCTCGTCCGACAGGACCATCCGCGAGTACTGCAGCGACATCTGGCACATCGATCCCGTGCCGGTGCGCCTTCTTTCGCAGGACGAGGTCAAGGCGGGGTTTCTGCAGTAACGCGGCGCGCACCTGCTGGCGATCCGTCGCGGTGCACAGGCACCAAACGAGGGCGGGGAAGCGTGTTCCGAGATTGCGCGGATGCGCCCGCGGCGATCGGGTGAAAAGCCTGGAAGCCCTGTGCTGTCAGGCAGTTGCGCGCGCGCCGGGACGGCACCGCGGGGCACAACAGTTCGGCACGGATCCTGCGCAAAGGAAGGTCGGGCCCATCCCCCGACCCGTCTTCCCATGACCAAGAGACTGCGTGCCGTAGACCCCGAGCAGGTAACGATCCACGAGATCTCGCAGGCAATTCGGGCTGCATCGGGACTCGACAAGACGCTGGGCACGGTGGTCGATGTTCTGTCGAAGCGATTCGGTGTGGAGCAGGCCATGATCACGCTCGT
Protein-coding sequences here:
- a CDS encoding glycogen/starch/alpha-glucan phosphorylase — encoded protein: MDQRTSTPAAERLPGETPILTREAIEREFLDHLFYMQGKFPALATKRDYYMALAYVVRDHLLHRWVSTAAAYTKQRSRTVAYLSAEFLMGPHLGNNLVNLGIYDLVKSAVAGLGLNLDELLQEEQEPGLGNGGLGRLAACFLDSLATLEIPALGYGIRYEFGIFDQDIVDGWQMEKTDKWLRFGNPWELVRPEWGQEVRLGGYTEHFTDERGKSRVRWVPHRVVLGIPYDTPILGYHNNTANTLRLWRAEAPESFDFAVFNRGDYYGAVNQKVVSENLTKVLYPNDEALQGKELRLEQQYFFVSCSLQDMLRIMRGQGLPLDQFPDKFAVQLNDTHPAIGVAELMRLLVDEHDVPWDSAWDVTRRTFAYTNHTLLPEALERWPLGMFRKVLPRHLEIIYEINARFLDEARIRFLGDAACIGRLSLIEESGERYVRMAHLACVGSHTINGVAELHSELLKEDVLHDFHELWPNKFDNKTNGVTPRRWMALANPQLAGLITEAIGDGWVKDLEQLGRLEPFATDAVFREHWRGVKRANKLQLANLIGPRVGVAIDPDSMFDVQVKRIHEYKRQHLNILHVIAFYLRLKANPNLDVPPRTFIFGGKAAPGYHMAKLIIKLITSVGDVINRDPVIGDRVRVVFVPNFNVSTGQRIYPAADLSEQISTAGKEASGTGNMKFSMNGALTIGTLDGANIEIREEVGSENFFLFGLTAQEVVALKSQGYRPRDYYEADPELREVIDLVRDGFFARGDRELFRPLVDGLLHADPYFVLADFGAYSDCQQDVSTAYQDRDDWARQAILNCARSGKFSSDRTIREYCSDIWHIDPVPVRLLSQDEVKAGFLQ